The Halomonas sp. KG2 genome contains a region encoding:
- the fliD gene encoding flagellar filament capping protein FliD yields the protein MATITSLGVGSGLDLTGLLDQLQAAERGKLAPITLQKKQQQAKISAFGQLQTSLNSFQDAVAKINDPKLYQSLSANVRGDAIKATAAADALPGSYRVEVSQLATSGTLASNRVGERDAAMDLQGATVLQLTFGDGESVAINIAEGSSLADIRDAINADKDAGVNATIINDGTGYRLALSSKTTGADASVENFSFVDAGGTVVPGPFAEDAATKRSGENAALTVNGIAISSAENSIEGAIQGVTLNLTELDIVDGETASSTINIERDTLKQREAINGFVKAFNDLKGTIGKLTSFTGDSETAGELLGDNTVRTIESRLRSVLTGGVEGGELSTLNQLGITLQRDGKLKVDEETLDDLVANNPQALNDFFAGENEGDGMAGRLNTTIEQMLGNNGVVKLAISGAENRVKSLDDRFERMEKTIEGTISRYRTQFGQLDAMIAQMNSMSSYLTQQFDALDNQLGRKK from the coding sequence ATGGCGACGATAACCTCTCTTGGCGTTGGTTCCGGCCTTGATCTCACTGGTTTGCTTGATCAGCTTCAAGCGGCTGAGCGGGGCAAACTCGCGCCAATTACGCTTCAAAAGAAACAGCAGCAGGCGAAAATTTCTGCTTTCGGTCAACTTCAAACGTCGCTGAACTCGTTTCAAGATGCGGTCGCCAAAATCAATGACCCCAAGCTCTACCAAAGCCTTTCCGCCAATGTGCGTGGCGATGCCATTAAAGCGACTGCCGCCGCTGATGCGCTGCCGGGCAGCTACCGGGTAGAGGTCAGCCAATTGGCCACTTCTGGCACGCTGGCCTCGAATCGCGTGGGAGAGCGGGACGCAGCCATGGATCTACAAGGGGCAACTGTGCTGCAGCTAACCTTTGGCGATGGCGAGAGCGTCGCTATCAACATCGCAGAAGGCAGTAGCCTTGCGGATATTCGTGATGCCATTAACGCTGATAAAGATGCAGGTGTTAACGCCACGATTATCAACGATGGCACGGGCTACCGGCTGGCACTGAGTTCTAAAACGACCGGCGCAGACGCTTCTGTTGAAAATTTTAGTTTTGTTGATGCCGGTGGCACCGTAGTGCCTGGCCCCTTTGCCGAAGATGCGGCAACGAAGCGCTCAGGGGAGAATGCCGCGCTTACGGTTAATGGCATTGCGATTAGCAGTGCGGAAAACAGTATTGAAGGTGCGATTCAGGGGGTAACGCTTAACCTTACTGAGCTTGATATCGTGGACGGAGAAACGGCTTCCAGTACCATTAATATTGAGCGCGACACGCTAAAGCAGCGCGAAGCGATTAATGGCTTTGTAAAAGCGTTTAATGACTTAAAAGGCACTATTGGCAAACTCACCAGCTTTACCGGCGATAGCGAAACCGCTGGCGAGCTATTGGGCGATAACACCGTGCGCACCATCGAATCCCGGCTGCGCAGTGTATTAACCGGTGGCGTAGAAGGCGGTGAGTTATCGACGCTTAATCAGCTAGGCATCACTCTGCAACGAGATGGCAAGCTCAAGGTCGATGAGGAGACGTTAGATGACTTGGTTGCCAATAACCCCCAGGCCCTCAATGACTTTTTTGCCGGTGAAAACGAGGGCGACGGCATGGCGGGTAGGCTAAACACCACTATCGAACAGATGCTGGGCAACAACGGCGTGGTCAAACTGGCGATTAGTGGTGCGGAAAACCGTGTTAAAAGCTTGGATGACCGTTTCGAACGTATGGAAAAAACCATTGAAGGCACCATCTCCCGCTACCGCACCCA
- the fliD gene encoding flagellar filament capping protein FliD produces the protein MASISSLGIGSGLDLNGLLDQLQDAERGKLKPIERQLETQQTKISAYGQLQSALSQFQTASAELNDSALYESLSTNVGGDAITATADDEAQPGSYNVTVDTLATRGTLASEGVAELDAPLTTAEQTLTFTFGDGASKEVTIGANSSLEDIRDAINANEDSGVNATIVNDGTNYRLALSSSETGADASITGFSFSGTEPFAADTDNTLQAGTDAALTVNGIAITSPTNQVEGAIQGVTLNLQEEGDSTVAVEQNTRAVREAITGFVDAYNELKGTIGELTSFNAETGVAGELNGDNTVRTVESRMRSILSGGIEGEFSMLSDIGISLQRDGTLSIDESELDNAIVNNQDALSTFFAGDADDSGMAGQLNQGLDQLLGTNGAVKGAITGAENRVESLVERYTRTEQTIEQTISRYRTQFGQLDSMIAQMNQTSSYLTQQFDALDAQLGRK, from the coding sequence ATGGCTTCCATTTCATCACTCGGAATTGGCTCAGGGCTCGACCTCAATGGCTTGCTGGATCAACTGCAAGACGCTGAGAGAGGGAAGCTGAAGCCTATAGAGCGTCAACTGGAAACCCAGCAGACCAAGATTTCTGCTTATGGTCAGCTGCAAAGTGCGCTCTCCCAATTTCAAACTGCATCAGCTGAGCTAAACGACAGTGCGCTGTATGAAAGCCTTTCCACGAATGTGGGGGGCGATGCCATTACTGCCACGGCAGATGACGAAGCGCAGCCCGGTAGTTATAACGTCACCGTTGATACACTCGCTACCCGTGGCACGCTGGCCTCTGAAGGCGTTGCTGAACTGGACGCGCCGCTAACGACCGCTGAGCAAACGTTAACCTTCACATTCGGTGATGGGGCCAGTAAAGAGGTCACTATCGGTGCGAATAGCAGCCTGGAAGATATTCGTGACGCGATTAACGCCAATGAAGATTCAGGCGTTAACGCCACCATTGTGAACGACGGCACCAACTACCGGCTGGCGCTTAGTTCCAGCGAAACCGGTGCGGATGCCTCTATTACCGGCTTTAGCTTTTCAGGCACCGAGCCCTTCGCTGCGGATACCGATAACACCCTGCAAGCAGGCACCGATGCCGCGTTGACGGTGAATGGCATTGCCATTACCAGCCCTACCAATCAGGTTGAAGGGGCGATTCAAGGCGTGACGCTTAATCTTCAAGAAGAGGGTGATAGCACCGTGGCAGTCGAGCAGAATACACGCGCTGTTCGTGAAGCGATTACGGGCTTTGTCGATGCCTATAACGAGCTTAAGGGCACCATCGGCGAGCTGACCAGTTTCAATGCGGAAACCGGCGTGGCAGGCGAGCTGAACGGCGACAATACGGTGCGCACTGTGGAGTCACGCATGCGCAGCATATTAAGTGGCGGTATCGAAGGTGAGTTCTCGATGCTTAGTGATATTGGTATTTCGCTACAGCGGGACGGCACGCTTTCTATTGATGAAAGCGAGCTGGATAACGCCATTGTCAATAACCAGGATGCGCTGTCGACGTTCTTCGCCGGTGACGCCGACGATTCAGGTATGGCTGGCCAGTTAAATCAAGGCCTAGACCAGTTATTGGGTACTAACGGAGCAGTGAAGGGAGCCATTACCGGGGCGGAAAATCGTGTGGAGTCCCTAGTGGAGCGCTACACCCGAACAGAACAAACCATTGAGCAGACCATTTCACGCTACCGTACCCAGTTCGGCCAGTTAGATAGCATGATTGCCCAGATGAACCAAACCAGCAGCTATCTAACCCAGCAGTTTGATGCCCTCGATGCTCAGCTTGGGCGTAAATAA
- a CDS encoding IS30 family transposase, with product MGYRQLTQTQRYQIHARYDLGVSQRQIGRELGIHSSTVSRELRRNATSGGYDPEQAQSLSDHRRRTAWKWTKRLPSLITAVADRLREEWSPEQISGFMAPLAGIGVSHQWIYSLIWDDRAQGGDLWRHLRQPKRRSKHRAQAKSAGLGKIPSRVGIEHRPAEVDARLVIGHWEGDTVIQGHKQSGLVTLVERRSGYLLAARLPRVSAELTQAAMIRLLKPRRGAVKTITLDNGSEFAGHIAVGKAVTAKTYFCDPYCSGQRGSNENTNGLIRQYFPKGTDFRQVTDAELRKVVEKLNDRPRKRLGYRTPAQVFLGEYSGALDTAGAALIA from the coding sequence ATGGGATACCGACAGCTGACCCAGACCCAACGATACCAGATCCACGCCCGCTATGACTTGGGCGTGAGCCAGCGTCAAATCGGCAGAGAGCTAGGAATCCACAGCAGCACGGTCAGCCGTGAGCTGCGTCGTAACGCCACTTCTGGTGGCTACGACCCCGAGCAGGCCCAGTCCCTCAGTGATCACCGCCGCCGCACCGCCTGGAAGTGGACGAAGCGCTTGCCCAGCCTGATCACCGCCGTTGCCGACCGGCTGCGAGAGGAGTGGAGTCCGGAGCAGATCAGCGGCTTCATGGCACCGTTGGCCGGCATAGGCGTCAGTCACCAGTGGATCTACTCCTTGATCTGGGATGACAGAGCGCAAGGTGGCGATCTATGGCGGCACCTCCGCCAACCGAAGCGTCGCAGCAAGCATCGGGCTCAGGCCAAGAGCGCTGGGCTTGGCAAGATCCCCAGCCGCGTGGGCATTGAGCATCGCCCGGCAGAGGTCGATGCCAGGCTCGTCATCGGGCACTGGGAAGGCGACACCGTCATTCAGGGGCATAAGCAATCGGGGCTGGTGACGCTGGTAGAGCGCCGTAGCGGCTATCTGCTGGCGGCGAGGTTGCCCAGGGTCTCAGCGGAGCTGACGCAAGCGGCCATGATCCGGCTGTTGAAGCCTCGCCGGGGTGCTGTGAAGACCATCACCCTAGACAACGGCTCGGAGTTCGCCGGCCACATAGCCGTAGGCAAGGCGGTGACCGCAAAGACCTACTTTTGCGATCCCTACTGCTCTGGCCAGCGTGGGAGCAACGAGAATACCAATGGCTTGATACGGCAGTACTTCCCCAAGGGAACAGACTTCCGCCAGGTCACCGATGCCGAGCTGCGCAAGGTGGTCGAGAAACTAAACGACCGCCCTCGAAAGCGACTCGGTTACCGGACACCGGCACAGGTGTTTCTGGGGGAGTACTCAGGAGCCCTGGACACAGCAGGTGCTGCACTTATTGCTTGA
- a CDS encoding YqhA family protein yields MEFSLSSNAGGSAEPVSLMLFIVGTLDILTVVGDVLRYYLVDSSQDIHDTLVPDIIIAVDVYLIAIVLLIFGLGIYRLFVSRIDQAEVRYPKHPFNVGSLDQLKDKIARVVILAVIIEFFRAVVDIRFTTPLEAIYLALSVLALAAALYLMSLGHKGE; encoded by the coding sequence GTGGAATTCTCGCTTTCTAGTAATGCTGGCGGTAGTGCCGAGCCTGTTTCACTGATGCTGTTTATTGTGGGTACGCTGGATATCTTAACCGTGGTGGGCGACGTACTGCGTTACTATCTGGTGGATAGTTCTCAAGATATCCACGATACCCTGGTGCCGGACATCATCATCGCCGTTGATGTTTATTTAATAGCGATTGTGCTGCTGATCTTTGGGCTAGGGATCTATCGGCTGTTTGTTTCCCGTATCGATCAGGCGGAAGTGCGTTATCCCAAACATCCGTTTAACGTAGGCTCGCTGGATCAGCTCAAGGACAAGATTGCCCGCGTGGTGATTTTGGCGGTGATTATTGAGTTTTTCCGCGCCGTGGTGGATATCCGTTTCACAACGCCACTGGAAGCTATCTACCTCGCGCTTTCGGTGCTGGCGCTGGCCGCAGCGCTTTATCTGATGAGCCTAGGGCATAAGGGGGAGTGA
- a CDS encoding exopolysaccharide biosynthesis protein, with the protein MSDMQDASNLTELINTMERMEREKAKVSVDDVVHAVGRRSFGPLLLLAGLITLAPIIGDIPGMPTLMAALVLLTSVQLLLGRETFWLPKWLLSRSLSRNKFDKAIHYMKKPARWVDSLLGVRLAWMTGYIGIRVTAVMCLLIALAMPPMEFIPFSANGAGLALTLFGLGLVARDGIMLSLGFLLTGVTFTVVLINVL; encoded by the coding sequence ATGAGTGATATGCAGGATGCATCGAACTTAACCGAACTGATTAACACCATGGAGCGAATGGAGCGTGAAAAAGCCAAGGTAAGCGTAGACGACGTGGTTCACGCGGTGGGCAGGCGTTCATTTGGGCCACTCTTGTTGCTTGCTGGGCTAATCACACTTGCACCCATTATTGGTGATATCCCCGGCATGCCAACGCTTATGGCGGCGTTGGTGTTGCTCACGTCGGTACAATTATTGCTGGGAAGAGAGACGTTCTGGCTACCCAAATGGTTATTAAGCCGTTCGCTTTCCCGCAACAAATTCGATAAAGCTATTCACTACATGAAGAAGCCTGCCAGGTGGGTGGATAGCTTACTAGGTGTGCGCCTAGCGTGGATGACCGGCTATATCGGGATACGCGTCACCGCCGTGATGTGCTTGCTTATCGCGTTAGCCATGCCGCCGATGGAGTTTATTCCGTTTAGCGCCAACGGTGCGGGCTTAGCGCTTACCCTGTTTGGTTTAGGCTTAGTCGCTAGAGACGGCATTATGCTCTCGCTGGGTTTTCTACTCACCGGGGTGACGTTTACGGTTGTGCTGATCAACGTGCTATAA
- a CDS encoding TerB family tellurite resistance protein produces the protein MLDAISNFFQRALAEPEQRDNQTLTLELATAALLCEVMRADYEKSDAERAALKQMLINRYHLSESDVNELMTLAEAEVDDAVDHYQFVSLIKEHYGYEQRCELVALMWQLAWADGSIDPLEEHRIRRLADLLHVSHSDFIRSKLASTPQV, from the coding sequence GTGCTGGATGCCATTAGCAATTTCTTCCAACGCGCGCTGGCAGAACCTGAGCAGCGTGATAATCAAACCCTGACGCTAGAACTCGCAACGGCGGCGCTGCTTTGTGAGGTAATGCGTGCCGATTACGAGAAAAGCGATGCTGAACGCGCCGCACTGAAGCAGATGTTAATCAATCGCTACCATTTAAGTGAGAGCGACGTTAACGAGTTAATGACGTTGGCGGAAGCAGAAGTGGATGATGCCGTCGATCATTACCAGTTTGTTAGCCTGATAAAAGAGCACTACGGTTATGAGCAGCGCTGCGAGTTGGTAGCGTTAATGTGGCAGCTTGCTTGGGCAGACGGCAGTATCGACCCGCTCGAAGAGCACCGTATCCGGCGGCTGGCAGATCTTTTACACGTTAGCCATAGCGACTTTATTCGCAGCAAGCTTGCCAGCACGCCTCAGGTTTAG
- a CDS encoding IS3 family transposase (programmed frameshift), translated as MKYKRSPRYSDEFKREAVQTSLSSPQTQTTLAAKLCIHPNTLSRWRKELTMDHTSSDKKIANDGPEKSVQELENEIKRLKKQLRRSQLETEILKKADGVLYQARQVKFAFIEIHRQLRWPLSITCEVLGVSRSGYYRWKGRQRCPGKMQKRHQSITSFLLERAKKMNSVPGYRKLWIEAQDEGYRCGKNQVQRLLQEAGYRSCTALKPGYRRAVSTLPVLPNLLNRRFSVGEPNKVWVSDITQIRCKEGWLYLVAVMDLGTRQIVGYAQGAVNSSQLVLNALESAWKHSQPVGKELLFHSDQGTQYRSEEVMAWLNGREVTISMSRRGNCWDNACAESFFALLKKEWTKPLGTIERSDMGDEVRYYIDEFYPKMRRHMALGGLTPSAYAANS; from the exons ATGAAATATAAGCGTAGCCCCAGGTATTCCGATGAGTTTAAACGTGAAGCCGTGCAAACGTCACTCTCTTCACCGCAGACGCAGACAACGCTTGCTGCCAAACTATGTATACATCCAAATACATTAAGTCGTTGGCGCAAGGAGTTGACCATGGATCACACATCGTCTGACAAGAAAATTGCCAATGATGGCCCTGAAAAAAGCGTTCAGGAGCTTGAAAATGAAATCAAGAGATTAAAAAAGCAGCTAAGAAGATCCCAGCTGGAGACTGAAATTTTAAAAAAGGCGGACG GAGTACTTTATCAAGCACGGCAAGTAAAATTTGCTTTTATTGAGATCCATCGCCAGTTGCGGTGGCCGCTCTCAATAACTTGTGAAGTACTCGGTGTCTCTCGCTCAGGTTACTACCGATGGAAAGGTCGCCAACGGTGTCCTGGAAAAATGCAAAAGCGCCATCAAAGCATCACGTCTTTTTTGCTAGAGCGTGCCAAGAAAATGAACAGTGTGCCCGGTTATCGGAAGCTATGGATTGAAGCTCAAGATGAAGGGTACCGCTGCGGGAAGAATCAGGTTCAACGCCTCCTTCAAGAAGCAGGCTATCGTTCCTGTACCGCCTTGAAACCCGGGTATCGGCGCGCTGTGTCGACATTACCCGTTTTGCCTAACTTACTGAATCGGCGATTTTCAGTTGGCGAGCCGAACAAGGTTTGGGTCTCGGATATTACCCAGATTCGCTGTAAGGAAGGATGGCTCTATCTGGTGGCGGTCATGGACCTTGGTACCCGTCAAATCGTTGGTTATGCGCAGGGGGCAGTCAACAGTTCACAGCTGGTGTTAAACGCGCTGGAGTCAGCCTGGAAGCATTCTCAGCCGGTCGGAAAGGAATTGCTTTTTCATTCTGACCAAGGCACACAGTATCGCAGCGAAGAGGTGATGGCGTGGCTTAACGGCCGTGAGGTCACAATAAGCATGTCTCGCCGAGGAAATTGTTGGGATAATGCCTGTGCAGAAAGCTTTTTTGCCTTGCTCAAGAAGGAATGGACAAAGCCGCTAGGCACTATAGAACGAAGCGATATGGGCGATGAGGTCCGATACTATATTGATGAGTTCTATCCAAAAATGAGAAGGCACATGGCGCTAGGAGGTCTCACTCCCAGCGCCTATGCTGCGAACAGTTAA
- the yejK gene encoding nucleoid-associated protein YejK — MPLLQSIVHRLDPSLDGERLTVTAAPASTPAANDDPVMASLVNSLNDTYNTKAKGWGRFAEQGEQAGPLVAWLRAYMAEEQDFTQLSIAIAERLAQTLQEQLSVSGYLVFAHLRQGDTETLFLGLVHQREGIGINAEHQAVPAAQLNTSQLTLAARVNLTQWQSDSESAQYVSFLKDRGGKKLADGLIALLGMEEGIDAPAETRTLLKAFSDYVEKEDYDDEASREKTDTLVDYANEQLRRGEPMTLEELSGLVDEKQPKAFYDHIRNADYGLSPEIPPDKRTISQFRRFTGRAGGVSISFDSHLLGSSIEYDENQDRLIIKQVPKQLKEQLAKRKE; from the coding sequence ATGCCGCTACTGCAAAGTATTGTGCACCGCCTTGATCCATCACTAGATGGTGAACGTTTGACCGTCACGGCGGCACCTGCGTCAACGCCTGCGGCCAACGACGACCCAGTGATGGCAAGCTTGGTGAATTCGCTAAATGACACCTACAACACCAAAGCCAAAGGGTGGGGGCGATTTGCTGAGCAGGGCGAGCAGGCTGGTCCGCTGGTCGCTTGGCTGCGGGCGTATATGGCAGAAGAGCAGGATTTCACCCAGCTTTCTATTGCGATTGCCGAACGCTTGGCGCAAACACTGCAAGAGCAACTCTCCGTTAGCGGCTACTTAGTGTTCGCACATCTGCGCCAGGGCGATACCGAGACGCTGTTTTTAGGCTTAGTTCATCAGCGGGAAGGTATTGGCATTAACGCAGAGCACCAAGCAGTGCCCGCCGCGCAGCTTAATACCAGCCAGCTCACCTTGGCAGCACGGGTAAACCTTACCCAGTGGCAGAGCGATTCTGAAAGCGCCCAATATGTATCGTTTTTAAAAGACCGCGGCGGCAAAAAGCTAGCCGATGGCTTGATAGCGCTGTTGGGAATGGAAGAGGGCATTGATGCTCCTGCCGAAACCCGCACGCTGTTGAAAGCCTTCAGTGATTACGTCGAAAAAGAGGACTACGACGACGAAGCCAGCCGAGAAAAAACCGACACCCTGGTCGACTACGCCAACGAGCAACTGCGCCGTGGCGAGCCAATGACATTAGAAGAGCTTTCGGGGCTGGTGGACGAAAAGCAGCCCAAAGCGTTTTACGACCATATCCGTAATGCTGACTACGGCCTTTCTCCAGAGATTCCGCCGGACAAGCGTACTATCAGTCAGTTCCGCCGTTTTACCGGACGCGCTGGGGGCGTATCGATCAGCTTTGACTCCCACCTGCTCGGGTCCAGCATTGAGTACGATGAAAACCAGGATCGCCTGATTATCAAGCAAGTGCCCAAGCAGCTAAAAGAGCAGTTGGCGAAGCGTAAGGAGTGA
- a CDS encoding ABC transporter permease, with product MNLYPVRAIYMAEMARTRRTLLQSIVSPVISTSLYFVVFGAAIGSRISEINGVSYGAFIVPGLIMLMLLTQSVSNASFGIFFPKFSGSIYEILSAPISYLEVVVGYVGAAASKSIILGLIILATSSLFVPLEIAHPIWMLTFLVLTAVTFSLLGFIIGIWADGFDKLQLVPLLVITPLTFLGGSFYSIDMLPPFWQTVTLANPVVYLVSGFRWSFYGISDVSLAASVAMIMLFLAASLATIAWIFRTGYRLKP from the coding sequence ATGAATCTCTACCCCGTTCGTGCCATTTATATGGCGGAAATGGCGCGTACCCGCCGTACCTTGCTGCAAAGCATTGTGTCGCCAGTGATTTCAACCTCGCTTTACTTTGTGGTGTTTGGCGCGGCGATTGGTTCACGCATCAGCGAGATTAACGGGGTCAGCTACGGGGCCTTTATTGTGCCCGGTCTGATTATGCTGATGCTACTTACCCAGAGTGTCTCTAATGCCTCGTTTGGGATTTTCTTCCCGAAGTTCTCCGGCAGCATTTATGAAATTCTCTCAGCGCCCATCTCTTATTTAGAAGTGGTGGTGGGCTATGTAGGCGCGGCTGCCTCGAAATCGATCATTCTGGGGCTGATCATCCTGGCAACGTCCAGCTTATTTGTGCCGCTGGAAATTGCTCATCCGATTTGGATGCTCACCTTCCTGGTGCTGACCGCCGTCACCTTCAGCCTGCTGGGCTTTATTATCGGCATTTGGGCAGATGGTTTCGACAAGCTGCAGTTGGTGCCTTTGCTGGTGATTACCCCGCTGACGTTTTTAGGCGGCAGCTTCTATTCCATTGATATGCTGCCGCCGTTTTGGCAAACCGTGACACTGGCCAACCCTGTGGTCTACCTGGTCAGTGGGTTCCGTTGGAGCTTCTACGGCATTAGCGATGTCAGCTTAGCGGCCAGTGTGGCGATGATCATGCTCTTCCTTGCGGCCAGCCTTGCCACCATTGCTTGGATTTTCCGCACCGGTTATCGCTTAAAGCCTTGA